The Sesamum indicum cultivar Zhongzhi No. 13 linkage group LG2, S_indicum_v1.0, whole genome shotgun sequence genome contains a region encoding:
- the LOC105155740 gene encoding uncharacterized protein LOC105155740 has product MKAIQKLCLSILISLLLIYTQISSTFAAHSTSSKESFVSSGEKEDVRRQTKTRIVEYFEENKIEGFNVESLMDYDPPGPDPRHDPPPPPPS; this is encoded by the exons ATGAAGGCAATACAGAAACTTTGTCTCTCTATTCTTATAAGTCTCTTacttatatacacacaaatcTCGTCGACTTTTGCAGCTCATTCAACAAGTTCGAAAG aaagcTTCGTCTCAAGTGGGGAAAAAGAG GACGTGAGGAGGCAGACAAAGACTCGTATTGTGGAGtattttgaagaaaacaaGATAGAGGGATTCAATGTGGAGAGTCTAATGGACTATGATCCTCCCGGACCAGATCCTCGTCATGATCCACCACCTCCTCCGCCTTCGTAA